A single region of the Podospora pseudopauciseta strain CBS 411.78 chromosome 1, whole genome shotgun sequence genome encodes:
- the NIK1 gene encoding histidine kinase osmosensor (COG:T; EggNog:ENOG503NXNC) → MAQNLTDQVREIASVTTAVAHGDLTKKIERPAKGEILQLQQTINTMVDQLRTFASEVTRVARDVGTEGILGGQADVEGVQGMWNELTVNVNAMANNLTTQVRDIIKVTTAVAKGDLTQKVQAECRGEIFELKKTINSMVDQLQQFAREVTKIAREVGTEGRLGGQATVHDVQGTWRDLTENVNGMAMNLTTQVREIAKVTTAVARGDLTKKIGVEVQGEILDLKNTINTMVDRLGTFAFEVSKVAREVGTDGTLGGQAQVDNVEGKWKDLTENVNTMARNLTSQVRGISTVTQAIANGDMSRKIDVEAKGEILILKETINNMVDRLSIFCNEVQRVAKDVGVDGIMGGQADVAGLKGRWKEITTDVNTMANNLTAQVRAFGDITNAATDGDFTKLVEVEASGEMDELKKKINQMVYNLRDSIQRNTQAREAAELANKTKSEFLANMSHEIRTPMNGIIGMTQLTLDTDLTQYQREMLNIVNSLANSLLTIIDDILDLSKIEARRMVIEEIPYTLRGTVFNALKTLAVKANEKFLDLTYRVNNSVPDHVVGDSFRLRQIILNLVGNAIKFTEHGEVSLTIQKASHVQCAPYEYAIEFIVSDTGIGIPADKLDLIFDTFQQADGSMTRKFGGTGLGLSISKRLVNLMGGDVWVKSEYGKGSKFYFTCVVRLANDDVSLIAKQLTPYKGHQVLFIDKGRTGHGSEIVRMLKELSLVPIVVDSEKSPALEKARTQQNSPYDVIIVDSIEDARRLRAVDDFKYLPIVLLAPVVHVSLKSCLDLGITSYMTTPCQLIDLGNGMVPALENRATPSLADNTRSFEILLAEDNTVNQRLAVKILEKYHHVVTVVGNGEEAVEAVKRKKFDVILMDVQMPIMGGFEATSKIREYERSLGSQRTPIIALTAHAMMGDREKCIQAQMDEYLSKPLQQNHLIQTILKCATLGGQLLEKNRERELARAADAVTGGRRDNAALNAYQQNASSNAGAAAAAAISAASHVRPSLAATRGMTASEALTAGLESPSIVTADAEDPLKGGVGRSSTSLSEPNIHHHSTIAPRGQK, encoded by the exons AAGAAAATTGAACGCCCCGCCAAGGGAGAAATTCTACAGCTGCAACAAACGATCAACACCATGGTAGACCAACTGCGGACTTTTGCCTCTGAAGTCACACGCGTCGCCAGAGACGTCGGAACCGAAGGTATCCTGGGCGGCCAGGCTGATGTCGAAGGGGTACAGGGCATGTGGAACGAACTGACTGTCAACGTGAATGCCATGGCCAACAATCTGACTACACAAGTGCGAGATATCATCAAGGTTACCACGGCTGTCGCAAAGGGTGATTTGACGCAAAAGGTGCAGGCTGAGTGCCGCGGAGAAATCTTTGAACTGAAGAAAACGATCAACTCTATGGTGGACCAGCTCCAACAATTCGCACGGGAAGTTACCAAGATTGCCAGGGAAGTCGGAACCGAAGGGCGACTCGGCGGACAAGCAACGGTACATGATGTCCAGGGCACTTGGAGAGATCTTACGGAAAACGTCAACGGTATGGCTATGAATTTAACAACGCAGGTGCGAGAAATAGCAAAGGTCACTACGGCCGTCGCTCGGGGTGACCTTACCAAGAAGATCGGGGTCGAGGTGCAGGGTGAAATTTTGGATTTGAagaacaccatcaacaccatggtGGACCGCTTAGGAACATTCGCGTTTGAGGTCAGCAAGGTGGCCAGAGAGGTCGGCACGGATGGTACACTCGGCGGTCAGGCTCAGGTCGACAACGTAGAGGGCAAATGGAAAGACCTCACTGAAAACGTAAACACCATGGCCAGAAACCTTACATCACAG GTCAGAGGGATTTCAACTGTCACACAAGCCATTGCCAATGGAGACATGAGCCGGAAGATCGACGTTGAAGCCAAGGGCGAGATACTCATTCTGAAGGAAACCATTAACAACATGGTTGACCGGCTTTCGATATTCTGTAACGAAGTGCAAAGGGTCGCCAAGGACGTCGGTGTCGACGGTATCATGGGTGGACAGGCCGATGTTGCTGGCCTGAAGGGAAGATGGAAGGAAATTACTACCGACGTCAACACCATGGCCAACAACTTG ACGGCTCAAGTACGAGCATTTGGTGACATTACCAATGCCGCAACGGACGGGGATTTCACCAAGCTAGTTGAAGTCGAAGCGTCCGGTGAAATGGAcgagctcaagaagaagattaaCCAGATGGTGTACAACTTGAGAGACAGTATCCAGAGGAACACGCAGGCCAGAGAAGCAGCCGAGTTGGCCAACAAGACCAAATCCGAATTCCTTGCCAACATGTCCCACGAGATACGGACCCCAATGAACGGCATCATCGGTATGACACAGCTCACTCTCGATACCGACCTCACTCAGTATCAAAGGGAGATGCTCAACATTGTCAACTCGCTGGCCAACAGCCTGTTGACCATCATCGATGACATCTTGGATCTGTCCAAGATCGAAGCTAGGAGAATGGTTATCGAGGAAATTCCCTACACGCTGCGTGGAACTGTCTTCAATGCGCTCAAGACTCTCGCTGTTAAGGCAAACGAGAAGTTCCTAGATCTCACGTACCGAGTCAATAACTCGGTGCCAGACCACGTGGTGGGTGACTCGTTCAGGTTGCGCCAGATCATCCTGAACCTGGTGGGCAATGCCATCAAGTTCACCGAGCATGGCGAAGTCAGCTTGACCATTCAGAAGGCGTCTCACGTCCAGTGTGCGCCCTACGAGTACGCCATTGAGTTCATCGTGTCCGATACGGGAATAGGTATTCCGGCGGACAAGCTTGATCTCATTTTCGACACGTTCCAGCAGGCCGATGGCTCCATGACACGCAAGTTTGGCGGTACCGGATTGGGTCTCTCCATTTCCAAGAGACTGGTCAACCTGATGGGCGGCGACGTGTGGGTCAAGAGCGAGTACGGCAAGGGCAGCAAGTTCTACTTCACGTGCGTCGTCCGTCTCGCCAACGATGATGTTTCGCTCATTGCGAAGCAACTTACCCCCTACAAGGGCCACCAGGTACTGTTTATCGACAAGGGCAGGACCGGTCACGGATCCGAGATTGTCAGGATGCTCAAGGAGCTGAGCCTCGTGCCTATCGTTGTCGACTCGGAGAAGAGCCCCGCGCTGGAGAAGGCTCGGACTCAGCAAAATTCGCCATACGATGTCATCATTGTTGACTCGATCGAGGACGCTCGCAGGTTGAGAGCGGTCGACGACTTCAAGTACCTGCCCATTGTGCTCTTGGCCCCTGTGGTTCACGTTTCGCTCAAGTCCTGCCTTGATCTGGGCATCACGTCGTACATGACCACGCCATGCCAGCTGATTGATCTCGGCAACGGCATGGTGCCTGCCTTGGAAAACCGCGCGACACCCTCGCTGGCGGATAACACCCGCTCGTTCGAGATTCTGTTGGCGGAAGACAACACGGTCAACCAGAGGCTTGCGGTCAAGATCCTGGAGAAGTACCATCATGTGGTTACCGTGGTTGGGAACGGCGAGGAAGCTGTTGAGGCtgtcaagaggaagaagttTGATGTCATCTTGATGGATGTTCAGATGCCTATCATG GGTGGATTCGAAGCCACATCCAAGATCCGCGAGTACGAGCGCAGCCTAGGCAGCCAGCGCACCCCCATCATCGCCCTGACGGCGCACGCCATGATGGGCGACAGAGAAAAGTGCATCCAGGCCCAGATGGACGAGTACCTCTCCAAGCCCCTCCAGCAAAACCACCTCATCCAGACCATCCTCAAGTGCGCCACGCTCGGCGGCCAGCTCCTGGAGAAGAACAGAGAGCGGGAGCTCGCCAGGGCGGCGGACGCGGTGACGGGGGGTCGGAGGGACAATGCCGCGCTGAATGCGTACCAGCAGAATGCCAGCAGCAACGCGGgcgctgcggcggcggcggcgatcTCGGCTGCTTCTCATGTGAGGCCGAGCCTGGCGGCAACGAGGGGGATGACGGCCTCGGAGGCGCTGACGGCGGGACTGGAGAGCCCGAGCATTGTTACTGCTGATGCGGAGGACCCCTTgaagggaggggttgggaggtcGAGTACTAGTCTGTCGGAGCCGAATATTCACCATCATAGCACTATTGCGCCTAGGGGGCAGAAGTAG